Genomic segment of Pongo pygmaeus isolate AG05252 chromosome 1, NHGRI_mPonPyg2-v2.0_pri, whole genome shotgun sequence:
ttaaagatgataaaTCATTAAGTTTATAACACATAGAGAGTACAAACCAGgaaagtaaatttatttaaattactaaaatagCTTTTAAAGTCATTTACAGATCAGctgctataattatttttcttgaaagaCATAGGTAacatattacttttaaattacttGGGTCaatgaaacatttaataaaaacatttgtttctctatataatatgtatgtataaaataagcCTTTTCAAAAACTCTGGTTTTCATAATCCTCTATAAATCAGATGATCTGACTTCTAAGAGGAACAAATTACAGTAAGGGGTATACATTTATGAATACTGGTAGTACTAGAGGAAAGACGTTAGACCACTCTACTACCACTTGTGGAACTCTCAAAGGGTAAATGACAAAGCCAATGACTGActctctctaaaaataatatttacatttaatggtTTGTAGACAATAAAAAAACAAGGTGGATAGATCTAGAAttgtaacattttaagaaaaccaTAGCATTTGGCAGATGAGAAAGCTCAATTATAGATGCAAAGTTATAACTAAACTACTATAGTagtaaagaaatacatttcacacCCTTCATATAAGTTCACTATCTTGGCTTGAGGCACTCCATAAAATGTATCACGTGCATAGTAAATCTTTATATTTGCTATGGCGTTGTACTAGAGGACTTGGACTGCAACAAGTGGATGTGCGGAAAATGAAATCTTCTTCAATAGCCCAGGACAGCTGGTTAACAAATGGCTTGTCAATTCCTGAAACTCATTTCTTAATTCAAAACAAAAGCTTCAGGATGTGTCCAAAATAAACTGTTACGAATTgacctactcttttttttttttttttttgagacagagtttcatttttgttgcccaggctggagggcaataaGCATggtctcggcttattgcaacctccacctcctgggttcaagcgattctcctgcctcagcctcccaagtagctgggattacaggcatgcgccaccacgcccggctaatttttgtatttttagtagagacggggtttcaccatgttggccaggctggtcttgaacttctgacctcaggtgatccacctgccttggcctgacCTACTCTTAAGACTCAAGTgaacaaatatattaaattttgcaATATACATGAAGAATCCTTGGGAGGGCCAAGAATTTTTCttcaaggaaggaaaaaggagatgTAAAAAACAAATCCCAACAGAATCCACCAAGATTAACAGTTCATATAACTATGTTTGACTAAACTACATCTCAGTGGATTACTGTAACATTtccttccttcagcttccccattaatttctccttccttgccttgttctttccatcttccaaaaaacaaaagaaaaaaattccaaacacACACCTAGATGACCTTTCATTACTTACGTTCCTATAGGCAGAAGCTAAGGAACTCACACCTAAATGGTATAAAAGGGAACATAATGGGAAAATCCATGGTTACATTTAGGGAGCAATCTTACTAATAACTCAGGAAACTTAGTGAGAAATCTAAGTTAAAAAATCAGGAAGGTTCATAAGAAAGGAGACAAATCCCTCTCACTGGTCATACCATAACTGTAATAACTCAGCCCAGAATCAAAACAGATTCTCTAAGGAACTGCATATAATCTGCACTCCTAAGATACCTTTAACACAGCTctcaatggaaactgaaatgatTCTCTCATATCACAGATAGGTTGAATGAATGATTTATATGTTCCATGTTTATGTAAGAACTTaacttcctttaaaaagaaactagTTCTTTCAAAAAGAGCTCTGAATTCTGTCTCTGGTTAGAAAGTGTGAACAATTCTCACAACTTGGGAcatgatttttcttctctctcacttcTTATAAGCAGATGCCCCTTTTCAGGGCATTTTCAGGTTGCACAGGCAGAACTAAGTGAGAAATACGGCTCCAGAGGCCATTCAGTTTGTCTGGGTCCATATGATTGTAGGAGTTGGGTGTGTTAGAATTGGTGAACTTGACTTTAAGAAAATCTCTTACTTTTTCTTCAACTTCCTTTAGGCCTAGACTTGTTCCAAGTGTCTCTTCCTCCAATAAGACAGTCAGGACTAAGGCTACATCTTTGAAGGCTGCGTTTTCATGGTCACAATATTTGTAGAAGATCAAAGTAGAGCCTGCGGGAAATGACTCAAAGCGGTGTACCACAGCTGCATTCTGGCCATTCTTAAATCCATTGCTCAGTTCTTGGTCTACCTCTAGTTTGACAGTATCACTGTCTTGAGTAGCTTTATCTGTCCCATCAATCCGGATGGCACGGACACTACGAAAAGAAGAATAGGCATCAGCAATTTGTTCACTCAGACACCTAAGTGCTTCTTCAGCATCTCGGGCAGCAGTGAGCAGTAAGATAGCAGGCTGAGACCGAGGATGGGAGCTATTAAGATGTTTTTCCAGGAATGTTTGGCTCCTTTTCCACAGCTTCTCATCTTGACCTTGGTACTTATTCTTAAGTTGATTCATCTGGTTCTGGAACTCTTGAACAGCAGTGGTTTCTACCTCAGGAGTACTAAAGAACCAAAAACTCCCAGAGGCAAGAGCAGCTATCAGAGGAAGTAGCCACCACCAGTTCCTCTTGACAAAAGATGCATTTTGGGGTTGTCCAGTCAcctcttctcagaaaaaaaagaaatgacagacaTAAATACCATTTTCTTAGATTCAGGGGCAAGTGACTTTTAAAATCAGTATCAATCTTTATAAACATTAGGTAAAAGAGGAAGGACTTTAAAGAAGAAagctgataatttttttaataaaataatttatcacaTTCTCAAGAAAATCTTACATGCATAGGCTTTGAATTATGTGCACAAATATGCATATGTCtcttcaatataaaaataagtctttgaggaaaaaagtttttaaacataTGAAATGGCATAAACAAGTCAGAAAAATAACAGTTTATAAAGCGAAGCTATTATTTCCACTGCTACTAGTTGGGAGAATAGactattaaaatacaatttataaaatattttttaatttagtaacTCAGCATTCACATGGCTAATTATTCAAGGTGAAATATTTCTGAAGTACATAAAGCGATAAAGAAAAGGATGCAGGCTGgaagtggtggcttatgcctgtaatcccagcactttgggaggccgaggtgggaagatcacgaggtcaggagattgagactgtgaaacctcgtctctactgaaaatacaaaaaactagctgggtgtggtggcacacacctgtagtcccagatacttgggaggctgaggcaggagaatcacttgaaaacgggaggcggaggttgcagtgagccgaaatcgcgccactgcactccagcactccagcctgggtgacagagcgagattccatctcaaaaaaaaaaaaaaaaaagaaaagaaaaggatgcaATATAAATGAACATCTTCTACGTGTTATAATAGCTAGCTGTCCCTTTAGATTAATTTCACCGATGCCTTTTGTGGTATGCAAGTTAACACTGGTAAAATTTAGTTTGTGACTCATCCCTAGTTACTATTGgcaataataatagtattaatttatatttatctagTGCTTTTCGGTTTATAAAGTACTTTCTCATATTCTACTTCATTTATTCCGTTGATAGTAACAATAACACTTTTACATCTTTTACTTATTGACTGTTTCAGGCTATTAATTTTAGTAGGGACCTTTTAGAGCAGCAATTCTCAAGGTGTGGTCTGTGGGGTACTTCAAGACCCtattttggggggaggggggtccATGAAGTTAAAGCTATTCTTCTAACACTAAGATGTTATTTGACTTTCACCTTGTGTTGACATTTGCACTGATGACGCAAAAGCAATGGTGGGAAAAACTTCTGATGCCTTAGCATGAGTTACAGGGCAGTGGCACTAAACTGTACGAGTATAGTCATTGTTATTTTTCACTGCCATGCATTCAAGGTTTAACAAAGGGACATTCTTTTACTTAAGAATGTCCTTTATGAAGCAGTTAATTATTTATCTTATTAAATCTGAATCCTTGAGTACATATGTCAATATTCTTTCTGAAGAAATGGAAAGTATGCACAAAGCACTTCTGCTGCATCATACAGTACCATGGTTGTctcaaggaaaataattttgtgcaaATGAATTACAAGGCGAATTAGCACATTTTTCATGGAATACtattttttacttgaaagaacaaGTAACAAACTAGTCAGACTTGTGTATTTGGCAGATATTTGCTTTCAAGTGAAAATTAGGATTTTAGAATCCTAAATCTGCCACCATGAGCTTGACAACTCCCAATATTGTACtttaacactttctttttttttctgagatggagtctcgctgtgtggcccaggatggcatgaagtggtgcgatcttggctcactgcaacctctgcctctcaggttcaagtgattctcctgcctcagcctcctaagtagctgggattacaggtgtgtgccaccatacccagctaatgtttttgtatttctagtagagacagggttttgccatgttggccaggctggtcttgaactcctgacctcaggtgatccatccacctaggcctcccaaaatgttgggattacaggcatgggccatgcACCCCACCCTTTAACACTTTTTTAAAGTCTTGAGATTGGCAgtgatattaacaaatgtgatattttttattacattccTAATGTGTCAATGTTTGGAAAATCTGCATTTCTCAGTGAACCAATGTTTTCCAAATGACCAGTGCACGATACTCCATTCAAAGTATAAGAAAGACCAATGACTTTTAATGTAATAGAGTACTAAAAGCTCAGTAAGATGGTTTTAGACATCCTATTTCAAGTAACatttaagaaactaccacttgTTGAGTTTTGGAGAGTTCAAAAAAGAATAGCCACAATTATCTGAAGAGgctattaaaatttttcatatctGTATAAAAGCtggattttttgtagatactTCAACAAGAATAATATATTGTAACAGACTGCATACAGAAGCATATATGATAATCCAAATCCATTTTTTAAAGCTAGGCATTAAAGAGATTAGAAAAAATGCAAAGCAATCTGATCTGTCACTCTTCttgctaaattattttaaaataaattaatacatattttaaaaaatgtttcaacttTAATTTCTTGGTACATATGGATAGATATAACCCATATTTTCAACAAAAAGCTCTTTGAGGTTCTTAATAACTTTACTAGTGTAAAGCGGTACCAAGAACAAAAAATTTGAGAATCATcattaatctattttctttcttttttttttttttgagacagagtctcgctctgttgccaggctggagtgcagtggcacgatctcggctcactgcaacctccgcttcctgggttcaagtgattctcctgcttcagcctcctgagtagctgggacaacaggtgtgtgccaccatgtccagctaatttttgtatttttagtagagatggggtttcaccatgttggccaggatggtttcgatctcttgatctcgtgatctgcctgccttggcctctcaaaatgctgagattacaggcatgagccaccacgctcagaccattaatttattttcttagtacTCTTTCAGGATAATAAGACTTGGAGAACTAAAGAAACTTGCCACAAGGCTGTAAAGGAGGTAAGTGGTCCAATCTAGTTCAAATACAGGTGTGCAGACTCTGAAAGCCACTGTAATCCCATAAAGTCATGCTCTGGCTACCTTTCTTTCAATTCAGCATGGTTTTCTCAGTTAACAGTATTAATAGCTTTACTTATTATTCGCTATTATTTTTGGTCTTATGGACAGTTAAGTGAAGGGCAATACCAGATGTTGTCTCATATAGTTTGTCTATAAAGAATTTCACTGCTAGTAGAATATATACTTTTTCCTCTCAAGTGCTTAAAATGTGATTCTTCAAATAGCATCGAGTCATACTGCtgtgaaaaaacatttttaaacaattatggaataccaattttacagaaatattgaATAAAAACTGAATACACAAACTTACGTTGGCTGGAGGTTGATGGTGACTGGTTTCCAAGCTCTGATTTCAGAATGCTGTCATCTAATGGTGAGAGTAATAAAATAAGACTATCAACTTATGCTTCATAATTTGAGTATTTATTTCTAGTAGACAAAGAAGATACAAattccaccaggaaaaaaagaagacagagatcagccagaagcagaagaaaaagtagAATATCTGAGTGCCGATTAGACTGAGAGCTCCTTGAAACACATGACCTATTTCTTTCATAGCTTTTCACAGCATATGGTGGGGTCTAGTACAAAGCACACAATAATTAGTTTTGAGAGAAAGTTTGGAAGTATTTGACCCGTAAGTATCTAATGGGATTGGTGAAACTTCCGGgataaaaaggacaaagaaaataagcacaccataataaaatgaaacataccATCTGAAAAACTGCCATATATTGAACTCTtgcctggtgaagatgctgtaaaGAGGGGGAAAATAAGGACAAAATGTGGATTATAGACTACTGAGCTGTCTGGATAAggtgttttaatataaaaatctgaATCCTCACTATTTTCTACCTCAAACTGATTCAATATTTCCTCTGGGGATTCTGACCATTTCAAATACTAGTAGTATcttaaaatcacatttaaaaactTCTCATCATTTCTGTTAATAGACAAGTAATAAAGTAATTCCGTTTTAGGCTTGTGGTTAAACAATAGagctcaaaaataattttctcacaaCTCTGTCAAATTTCTACTTCCAtctaaatttatttagaaaataaattaagccgggtacagtggttcatgcctgtaattccgacaaatcaagaggctgaggtgaaaggacagcttgagcacaggagtttaaggccagcctgggcaacactgtgagaccctatctctaaaaagaaaaaaaaaaaaattaaaaacaagaaaagaaattaaaaatgatcctaacctttccctttcccttccatctTTCTTAGCATACCAGCAGGTTTTAAAATCTAAGAGAGGAAATGGAAGGACAGGCTTCAGAAGTTGGAGAGGCCGAGTTATCTCATTTGTATGACCTACATTACCAGTATTGCCATCTATCACTTGCCTGGACTTTTATAACTTCTGTATATATAAATGAACTTCCTGGTGGATCTTCTTAGTGTTATATCAACAACTTtcatttgagaaacactggaaTAACTGGAGGAATAATATTAGCCCTGCTAAGATTCAGAAATAGCCTTATTTTTGATCATATGACAAAAAACTCCATAATGATGTAGTAAGACAAAATGACAGCAACTCTAAGAGGAATACTGTTTTTCAATTACTAGTTTAGCTTAggatatttcattatttagaaGCTTCTAAGTTAGGTTATCAAAGTTAcaactaaaataacaataaaaatacctAACCACATGAAACCCAAATCCATCAGATAATGTTTATTTTGAATACTTCACTCCATGGCTgcaaagatcaaatgagataatatatacaaaaatgcTGTGAAGTGCAATTCTATGATGTTAATGATGAAGGACAGCTAAATAATaattatgtactatatataatatttatataattcatataacacaaacacatacacagcaGGGTGTATACTGCCAAGGCAGGACATTGTCCAAAGGGTAACTGCTATCCTTTTTATCAACATTACTAGAGATGCTAACAACAATTCtaaaaaacatctttttaaaagaaaaaactcagctgggcgcggtggctcaagcctgtaatcccaacactttgggaggtcgaggtgggtggatcacctgaggtcaggagtttgagaccagcctggccaacatggtgaaaccctgtctctactaaaatacaaaaattagctgggtgtattgGTGCgccaccagctacttgggaagctgaggcacgagaatcgcttgaacccaggaggcaaaggttgcagtgagctgagataacgccactgcactctagcctaggcaacagagcaagaccctgtctcaaaaaaaaaaaaaagaaagaaaaaaaagaaaaagaaaaaactcaagcTTTTCTAGTCTAAAGAGTATGGCGATAATCAATCACTCTATAACCATCAAGAGTAGAGGGCACAAATCCTCCATAGTTGCTATTAATTCtacagaaaatattaacaataaataaGCCCTGATAATTATGAGattttagactttaaaaaattgtgtttacACATATAAGCTCATTACAATAATCTAGTTATAGGCACTATTGTCTCTAAAGGCAAGAAAATTGAGGTTCACAAAGGTTAAGTGATTTTACCAAGATTACTCAATTAGTAAGTGGAAGAGCTAGGACTGGAGCTCAAGAGCTTTAACTCCAAATTGTCTTCTTTTCTCTATCTAAATTTCTGAGACAGGTTCCAAAACATTTATATTAATTCTCTGACCTCTCCATGCACATATATTCTTCTCTATAATCATTGTTTTATCACCTGGCAAACAGGAAAAAGTAAAGACAGTGGTTCCATCTTTCCTAAAAGGTTTGGATGCAGGCAGAAGCCTGAACTGGGACCTGTCTACAGGAAACTGTTGCTAACATCGGGTGACAATGTTCCATGGGGTAGAATCTATAGCCTAAGGTTCTTGAACACTCAGgtctaaaaatgactttttttcctcaccaAAGCAGGCAGAAATATATAGTTAAAGAATGAgagataaaatgtggaatgctaggaaaacatttttttaatagtCTTGAAGAGGAATCTATTATATAACAGTGTTTGAAAAATCACTGTAGTCTTCCACttccattgaaaatattttcttcttgctCATCGTTCTATCTTAAAGTCCTCATGTGGTTGAAAGTCTAAAAGATCCTATTACATGCACACTTCTGGTATGTTACTGTTACATAACTCTGAAAGCTCAATGTGGTATCTATATATGGTAGGTGGTTAGCAACCAATGTATAATTCTGTAAGCCATAATAAATATAGTAACAAGACAAAGAAATGCAAAcacataaaatactaaaaatcagCTATCAATTTAGCAACTAAAAAGATCTATTTCTGCATTTCTATTAGATgttcaatataattatttttccttctgtattaCAGTGTCTTATTAGAGGAAAAAATTATGCAAGGATTTTCTGATAAGTATGTACTAACTTCACTTATCTGGAAGtcatttatctgatattaattACTCAGAATGTATAGTTAAGAACTAAGAAATGACACAAGATGCCTCTGAGCTTTTCACATTATATACACTAAAACTCATGCATTTTTACATCCAAGAGTATCTCTTAGGtcttcaaatttaattttaatgtttgattCTGGTTATAAACATAATTCTAATAAGCTGAATAATTAACGTTTGGTTTCCTAACTATAATAGGTCAGGAAGAGCAAATTATAAGAGGAAATGGTTTTCTAATAGCAGGCACATAATCACAGCAATAAGAAATGACAACCAACAATAAGACAACGGCAAAAAGTTATTTCGGTTCTAGACTGCTGAAGAACTCACTTATATGTGGGCTAAAAACGTCACTGCTGAGAAAAAATGAATTATGAGCACTCCTACTTTACTGATGGAAAAGCAGAGCCACACATGTCATCTGGTCCAATTAGAGTTAATCATCCCATGAGCAAGAGATATAAGATGTGGATTTTTACATTACCTAAATAAAAGTAAGAGAATACCTGACGACCTCAAGACCTATTGTGGTTAGATGAGTAAAGTAGGGAGGTTAAAGGTCACTTAAGGCAGAGAATATGcatggactttaaaaaaatatggttGAGATTTAATGTGGACGCATTTCCATAGAAATTATAGAAAGTGAGTTCAAAGTATGATGGTTTTATCACATCGATTTATAGTATTCCTTAAATTCTGTGACATTTAATCCATCCAAAACCTAaacctgaggctgggtgtggtagctcatgcctgtaatcccaacactttgggaggctgaagcaggcggatcacttgaggtcagcagttcaagaccaacctggccaacatggcgaaaccctgtctctactaaaagtacaaatattagctgggcatggtggcgcatgcatgcaagtcccagctacttaggaggctaaggcacaagaaagACCTGAAtgtaggaggcggaggctgcagtgagctgagattgtgccaccgcactccaacctgggcgacagagggagactccatctcaaaaaaaacccaaaacaaaacacctcCAAAAACCcagaaaggctgggcgcggtggctcaagcctgtaatcccagcactcagggaggccaaggcaggcggatcatgaggtcaggagttcaagaccagcctgaccaatatggtgaaaccctgtctctactaaaaatacaaaaattagccaggcgtgtaaaaatacaaaaattagctgggtgtggtggtgcacgcctttagtcctagctacttgggaggctgaggcaggagaattgcttgaacccgggaggcagaggttgcagtgaaccgagattgtgccactgtactccagcctgggcaacacagcgagactccatctcaaaaacaaaacaaaacaaaacaaaacaaaacaaaacaaaaaaacaggaaaaaaacccTAAACATGAAAATATAACTTGTGCATTTCAGCctttattatgtaaaattatgAGTATACAAAGCTGTTCCAAAATCtgctaaaagcaaaaaataagtaTTGTCAAAAGAGTAGAATTTCATTATTGTATACAGACTGTATTGCTGCTAGAACTGACAGCTTGTTAAAATCCATCaatctctggtttttttttgtttttttttttcagatggagtctcgctctgtcacccaggctggagtgcagtggcgcaatctccgctcactgcaagctccgcctcctgggttcacgccattctcctgcctcagccttctgagtagcctcccgccgccacgcccagctaattttttttttttttttttgtatttttagtagagacggggtttcaccgtattagccaggatggtctcgatctcctgacctcgggatccacccgcctcggcctcccaaagtgctgggattacaggcgtgagccaccgcacctggccaatctcTGGTTTTCTCACGCCACTATTTACATTCTACACCCAGCCCATGTGCTGCCAGTCCAAGAAATTACTAAACTAGTAATCATAGCTGTACTTTATTAGTGAAATcacaaacaacctaaatgtttatcTGAAGAACTAAATATTTTTGTCAAGAAAAACACAGCAAATACACTTAAGATTATTTCAATAACAGAGATTTATCTACTTACTTTGCATCCTGGTCCTCATTCTTGCAGTTTGTGGGGCCCATTCCTGGGGAGTTTTTTGATATCCTGAGCCTGAAgcaaatacatatatcaaaagaTAATTTCCCATACTTTGAAAGTTCATACCATATTCCAGTGTTATAAAATTAATCTatcagaaagacaaaataaactaggggaagaaaacaataaaagcgATAGTTTTATAAGTAAAAGATAATTTCAAAGGATCATATCAGTGAGGATGAACTACTTCCTACAGCAAAGCAGgtagcaaataaatatattatcacATAATACAAATTACTTGTGGTAAAATAGCCCTGAACACATTTCCATATCACAGAGTAATTATTACAGGTAGTACCAATCCGTGGTGAATTAAAAAGGTAAAGAGGGGTAAAATGACTTAAAATCTTATTACAACTTTTGTTGGGAGAATAAGGCAAGGTTAGAATTGATtgattgaggctgggcacggtggctcacacctgtaattccagcactttgggaggccgaggcaggtggatcatgaggtcaggagattgagactatcctgactaacacggtgaaacaccatctctactaaaaatacaaaaaaattagccgggggtggtggcggg
This window contains:
- the TOR1AIP1 gene encoding torsin-1A-interacting protein 1 isoform X2 — protein: MAGEGRRAEAVREGWGVYVTPRAPIREGRGRLAPQNGGSSDAPAYRTSLSRQGRREVRFSDEPPEVYGDFEPLVDKERSPVGKRTRLEEFRSDSAKEEVRESAYYLRSRQRRQPRPQEAEEMKTRRTTRLQQQHSQQPPLQPSPVMTRRGLRDSHSSEEDEPSSPTDLSQTISKKTVRSIQEAPESEDLVISLRRPPLRYPRSEATSVQQKVNFSEEGETEDDQDSSHSSVTTVKSRSRDSDESGDKTTRSSSQYIESFWQSSQSQNFTAHDKQPSVLSSGYQKTPQEWAPQTARMRTRMQTSSPGKSSIYGSFSDDDSILKSELGNQSPSTSSQQVTGQPQNASFVKRNWWWLLPLIAALASGSFWFFSTPEVETTAVQEFQNQMNQLKNKYQGQDEKLWKRSQTFLEKHLNSSHPRSQPAILLLTAARDAEEALRCLSEQIADAYSSFRSVRAIRIDGTDKATQDSDTVKLEVDQELSNGFKNGQNAAVVHRFESFPAGSTLIFYKYCDHENAAFKDVALVLTVLLEEETLGTSLGLKEVEEKVRDFLKVKFTNSNTPNSYNHMDPDKLNGLWSRISHLVLPVQPENALKRGICL
- the TOR1AIP1 gene encoding torsin-1A-interacting protein 1 isoform X4 → MAGEGRRAEAVREGWGVYVTPRAPIREGRGRLAPQNGGSSDAPAYRTSLSRQGRREVRFSDEPPEVYGDFEPLVDKERSPVGKRTRLEEFRSDSAKEEVRESAYYLRSRQRRQPRPQEAEEMKTRRTTRLQQQHSQQPPLQPSPVMTRRGLRDSHSSEEDEPSSPTDLSQTISKKTVRSIQEAPESEDLVISLRRPPLRYPRSEATSVQQKVNFSEEGETEDDQDSSHSSVTTVKSRSRDSDESGDKTTRSSSQYIESFWQSSQSQNFTAHDKQPSVLSSGYQKTPQEWAPQTARMRTRMQNDSILKSELGNQSPSTSSQQVTGQPQNASFVKRNWWWLLPLIAALASGSFWFFSTPEVETTAVQEFQNQMNQLKNKYQGQDEKLWKRSQTFLEKHLNSSHPRSQPAILLLTAARDAEEALRCLSEQIADAYSSFRSVRAIRIDGTDKATQDSDTVKLEVDQELSNGFKNGQNAAVVHRFESFPAGSTLIFYKYCDHENAAFKDVALVLTVLLEEETLGTSLGLKEVEEKVRDFLKVKFTNSNTPNSYNHMDPDKLNGLWSRISHLVLPVQPENALKRGICL
- the TOR1AIP1 gene encoding torsin-1A-interacting protein 1 isoform X3, with the translated sequence MAGEGRRAEAVREGWGVYVTPRAPIREGRGRLAPQNGGSSDAPAYRTSLSRQGRREVRFSDEPPEVYGDFEPLVDKERSPVGKRTRLEEFRSDSAKEEVRESAYYLRSRQRRQPRPQEAEEMKTRRTTRLQQQHSQQPPLQPSPVMTRRGLRDSHSSEEDEPSSPTDLSQTISKKTVRSIQEAPAESEDLVISLRRPPLRYPRSEATSVQQKVNFSEEGETEDDQDSSHSSVTTVKSRSRDSDESGDKTTRSSSQYIESFWQSSQSQNFTAHDKQPSVLSSGYQKTPQEWAPQTARMRTRMQNDSILKSELGNQSPSTSSQQVTGQPQNASFVKRNWWWLLPLIAALASGSFWFFSTPEVETTAVQEFQNQMNQLKNKYQGQDEKLWKRSQTFLEKHLNSSHPRSQPAILLLTAARDAEEALRCLSEQIADAYSSFRSVRAIRIDGTDKATQDSDTVKLEVDQELSNGFKNGQNAAVVHRFESFPAGSTLIFYKYCDHENAAFKDVALVLTVLLEEETLGTSLGLKEVEEKVRDFLKVKFTNSNTPNSYNHMDPDKLNGLWSRISHLVLPVQPENALKRGICL
- the TOR1AIP1 gene encoding torsin-1A-interacting protein 1 isoform X1 translates to MAGEGRRAEAVREGWGVYVTPRAPIREGRGRLAPQNGGSSDAPAYRTSLSRQGRREVRFSDEPPEVYGDFEPLVDKERSPVGKRTRLEEFRSDSAKEEVRESAYYLRSRQRRQPRPQEAEEMKTRRTTRLQQQHSQQPPLQPSPVMTRRGLRDSHSSEEDEPSSPTDLSQTISKKTVRSIQEAPAESEDLVISLRRPPLRYPRSEATSVQQKVNFSEEGETEDDQDSSHSSVTTVKSRSRDSDESGDKTTRSSSQYIESFWQSSQSQNFTAHDKQPSVLSSGYQKTPQEWAPQTARMRTRMQTSSPGKSSIYGSFSDDDSILKSELGNQSPSTSSQQVTGQPQNASFVKRNWWWLLPLIAALASGSFWFFSTPEVETTAVQEFQNQMNQLKNKYQGQDEKLWKRSQTFLEKHLNSSHPRSQPAILLLTAARDAEEALRCLSEQIADAYSSFRSVRAIRIDGTDKATQDSDTVKLEVDQELSNGFKNGQNAAVVHRFESFPAGSTLIFYKYCDHENAAFKDVALVLTVLLEEETLGTSLGLKEVEEKVRDFLKVKFTNSNTPNSYNHMDPDKLNGLWSRISHLVLPVQPENALKRGICL